In Colias croceus chromosome 19, ilColCroc2.1, the following are encoded in one genomic region:
- the LOC123700160 gene encoding fatty acid-binding protein 2-like — translation MAFYGKLFTFDKNENFDSFVASLKLPQEKADAFINAKPSQKIEKDGDFYIITTYNANGTTEMKFKNGVEFDETLSQEVTTKNTITVDGNKFTQVQKIGDNTITIVREYTPEQLVVTLTSSFWDGTAKRYYVAK, via the exons atggcgttctACGGAAAGCTCTTCACTTTCGATAAGAACGAAAACTTCGATAGCTTTGTCGCTAGCTTGA AACTACCTCAAGAGAAAGCAGATGCCTTCATCAACGCCAAACCTTCccaaaaaattgaaaaagacggagacttttatattatcacgACCTACAATGCAAACGGAACTACTGAAATGAAATTCAAAAATGGTGTTGAATTTGATGAAACTTTATCACAGGAAGTTACC ACCAAGAACACAATTACTGTAGATGGTAATAAATTCACCCAAGTCCAAAAGATTGGTGACAATACCATTACAATCGTCAGGGAATACACGCCTGAACAACTTGTAGtc ACATTGACCTCCAGTTTCTGGGACGGCACCGCGAAGAGATATTACGTCGCTAAGTAA